In one Umezawaea sp. Da 62-37 genomic region, the following are encoded:
- a CDS encoding MBL fold metallo-hydrolase: protein MRQVTVLGSCGAYPEPGRACSGFLVEWDGFRLVLDLGYATLPRLLSHCPDGALDAVVITHEHPDHCIDLHGLFRMRLYGGDGTKLPLYCTPGVLTRLSGLEPEADLRSVFDIHELPGAHRVGPFELTGVLLPHYVPNVGVRLQNHQITLAYTGDTGPDSLLAELGRDSDLYIVEATDRKGEPQQPQRNLLTAEEAGHWATLAGARKLMLTHFWPGNDRDASATAARKTFDGEVLIADEGLVVPLDRT from the coding sequence ATGCGACAGGTCACGGTGCTCGGAAGTTGTGGCGCTTACCCGGAACCGGGCAGGGCATGCAGTGGTTTTCTGGTGGAATGGGACGGTTTCCGGCTTGTGCTCGACCTCGGCTACGCCACTCTGCCGCGATTGCTGAGCCACTGCCCCGACGGGGCCTTGGACGCGGTCGTCATCACCCATGAACACCCCGACCACTGCATCGACCTGCACGGGCTGTTCCGGATGCGCCTCTACGGAGGAGACGGCACCAAGCTGCCGCTGTACTGCACGCCAGGTGTGCTGACCCGTCTCAGCGGTCTGGAACCGGAGGCCGACCTGCGTTCCGTGTTCGACATTCACGAACTGCCCGGTGCGCATCGCGTCGGTCCGTTCGAACTCACCGGCGTCCTGCTCCCCCACTACGTGCCCAACGTCGGTGTCCGCCTGCAGAACCACCAGATCACGCTCGCCTACACCGGCGACACCGGACCCGATTCGCTGCTGGCCGAACTCGGTCGGGACAGCGACCTGTACATCGTCGAAGCCACCGACCGGAAAGGCGAACCGCAGCAACCCCAACGCAACCTGCTCACCGCCGAGGAAGCAGGACACTGGGCCACCCTCGCCGGCGCGCGCAAGCTGATGCTCACCCACTTCTGGCCGGGCAACGATCGGGACGCTTCCGCCACAGCAGCACGAAAAACCTTCGACGGAGAAGTGCTCATCGCCGACGAAGGCCTCGTCGTCCCACTTGACCGGACCTGA
- a CDS encoding FAD-dependent monooxygenase, producing MSGIRVLVAGASIAGPALAHWLRRRGAEVTVVERAPELRPGGQAVDARGVAKEVIGRMGLDAAVRAACTDTAGAHTVDADGNVLETFRADDDGGDGFIADIEILRGDLSQVLYDDTRDGVEYLFGDRIAELTQDADGVDVVFAGGDRRRFDLVIGADGLHSALRAMVFGPHERLLRHLGHVLAFYSVPNEFGLDRWLLEYQDQESGRSALLRPIQDATRAMAMFYFASADFDVDHRDVAAQKVLLRERMAGLGWLTPDILAHLDDTPDFYLDQVAQVVMDRWSSGRVGLLGDAAFSSSPMSGQGTGLALVGAYLLAGELAAAGWDPAVGFARYEERMRSYVEANQEIGRLNARTRDLPGPDTEPSPDFAGEWFTELIGRAINGVELPDYVGVPDSGASTGSPTTSLAKP from the coding sequence GTGAGCGGTATCAGGGTGTTGGTGGCGGGGGCGAGCATCGCGGGGCCCGCGCTGGCCCACTGGTTGCGGCGGCGCGGGGCCGAGGTGACCGTGGTGGAGCGAGCCCCCGAGTTGCGTCCCGGTGGGCAGGCGGTGGACGCGCGCGGGGTGGCCAAGGAGGTCATCGGGCGCATGGGGCTGGACGCGGCGGTGCGCGCGGCGTGCACCGACACCGCCGGCGCGCACACCGTGGACGCGGACGGGAACGTGCTGGAGACCTTCCGCGCCGACGACGACGGTGGCGACGGGTTCATCGCGGACATCGAGATCCTGCGCGGGGACCTGTCCCAGGTGCTCTACGACGACACCCGCGACGGCGTCGAGTACCTCTTCGGCGACCGGATCGCCGAGCTCACCCAGGACGCGGACGGGGTCGACGTGGTCTTCGCGGGCGGGGACCGGCGGCGCTTCGACCTGGTGATCGGGGCGGACGGGCTGCACTCGGCGCTGCGGGCGATGGTCTTCGGGCCGCATGAGCGGCTCCTGCGCCACCTCGGGCACGTGCTGGCCTTCTACAGCGTGCCCAACGAGTTCGGGCTGGACCGCTGGCTGCTCGAGTACCAGGATCAGGAGTCCGGGCGCTCAGCCCTCCTGCGCCCCATCCAGGACGCCACCCGTGCGATGGCGATGTTTTACTTCGCCTCGGCCGACTTCGACGTCGACCACCGTGACGTCGCGGCCCAGAAGGTTCTGCTGCGCGAGCGGATGGCTGGCCTGGGCTGGCTGACCCCGGACATCCTCGCGCACCTGGACGACACCCCGGACTTCTACCTCGACCAGGTCGCCCAAGTGGTGATGGACCGCTGGTCGAGCGGACGGGTGGGGCTGCTCGGGGACGCGGCGTTCAGCTCGTCGCCGATGTCCGGGCAGGGCACCGGATTGGCGCTGGTCGGCGCCTACCTGCTGGCCGGTGAACTGGCCGCCGCAGGATGGGACCCCGCCGTCGGGTTCGCCCGCTACGAGGAGCGGATGCGCTCGTACGTCGAGGCCAACCAGGAGATCGGCAGGCTGAACGCCCGCACCCGCGACCTCCCGGGGCCGGACACCGAGCCGAGCCCCGATTTCGCCGGTGAGTGGTTCACGGAGCTGATCGGGCGCGCGATCAACGGCGTGGAGCTACCTGACTACGTGGGGGTGCCGGACTCCGGAGCCTCGACCGGATCGCCGACCACCTCCTTGGCCAAGCCGTAA
- a CDS encoding NPCBM/NEW2 domain-containing protein, whose product MSLLDDKWKGADFRQAPVTVNGQDYPHAMSTKLGCVRTWNISYPLPQGHPRYFKALIGLVDLKPGEVTGVTYRYIVDGQEIDGSSVSSDQPPKQITISVDSANFFTIVVTTDNGKYCDSATMALVDPELAD is encoded by the coding sequence GTGTCGCTGCTCGACGACAAGTGGAAAGGAGCAGATTTCCGACAGGCACCCGTGACGGTCAACGGCCAAGACTACCCGCACGCGATGTCGACGAAATTGGGCTGTGTGCGAACGTGGAATATATCGTACCCACTGCCTCAAGGGCATCCTCGTTATTTCAAAGCGCTCATCGGACTGGTCGACCTCAAGCCCGGAGAAGTAACCGGTGTCACCTATCGGTACATCGTGGACGGGCAGGAGATTGACGGCTCGTCCGTCAGCTCGGACCAGCCGCCGAAGCAAATCACGATTTCAGTCGACTCGGCCAACTTCTTCACCATCGTGGTGACCACGGACAACGGCAAGTACTGCGATTCGGCGACGATGGCCCTGGTCGATCCGGAACTGGCCGATTGA